The following is a genomic window from Xenopus laevis strain J_2021 chromosome 2L, Xenopus_laevis_v10.1, whole genome shotgun sequence.
tttagttttcctttaaggtttccttgtcctttatacATTTAGAAAGGAAATGTGCcactttagtttgcctttaattctAGCTTTGCTTTGTTACAAGCAACAATCACATATTTCAACTCTTTTTTTAGATGCTGTAAGATAACTTGGATGGGAAATGGGTAGTTGGTGCCTGACAACTCATGGACAGTCCAAGGCATTTTCCATTTGAGGGCAAAGTGCCAGTCCACCCCAACCATCAACTCTCACCTTTGTTGCAGGCTGCGTGGTATACTGTTaaaaaacagaacattctgttACATGAAGtgatattttactttttgtggtTATTTTTGTGTGTTGTTTGCCCTCTGAGCAACATTGTTCGCACAGTGTTGCAGGAGTAGCTTTGTTTTTGTGAgccatacttaggggcagatttattaaaatgtgagtttaaattTTAACAGACAAAAACTCACCccattctgttcattcctatggttttttttgggagtgtatttatcaaatggtgagttctaactttcacccattgataaatatgcttctaaaaatcccataggaatgaatagaatgtgggtgagctTGATACATTTGCTCCTTGGTGTGTTAGCTGGGCAAAAACGTGTCTTTTAGGTATTAGATTCTCAACTTGAACACCTGAAAACACTTAAATGTTAAAAGCCCCAATATAACTGGGTGTATGCTGGCTTGGATAGAATCAAGTAGCAAGTACTGTCTAGATAACTGGTGTCTGATTTGTACTTACTCTATGGGATGCAAAATTTCTATATAAATTATCTTTCTGGACAACTTGCTTCAGGAAAAAAGATCCTATACCTACTATATTAAACTCttgttttcctttttgcattgtatttattactgttcctttatggcaATATCCCCAACAGAATTCTCTGTTTTATATGACATATTCATGCATAAAGCCAATATACCATTTTTTGGATAGCTtcgtttattaaaaatattttttgttgtggTAAAATACATCCAAACTAAAAAGCTTCCTCTGCGGTTGTTTTGAGTCACCAAGGATATTTTATTCCCGATCAAAACAGGAAGTCTAAGCATAGCGAAGgcagagaaaaataaagttaAGCAATGGAGAAATGTAACTTTCTGTGAATTTTCAGCAGATGCACTCAAAGTCCATTTGTAGGTGAAGGCCAACTCCTACACAAATGACACAAATGACGAGCAAGATATTGGAACGCCCAGGTTCAGATGATGTAAAGACCCTCAGACAAGCCAAGATTTAGCCTGGAATGAGGCTGCCGGACAATCCCTCTTCGGACAGTAATGAGACAGTCAGACAGTCAATGATTGAATCTCTGAGACCTTTGTGATGTCCCAGATTTGGGCAGTGAGGAGATCAGACTTTTCTGGGTTTGTGCAGAGATGAGACCATCAGACAGTCCGAGGTCATCAGACATTCATAGGTTTGGGAGGTGATGAGATTATCGGCCAGTCTAGGGATTAGGTGGTCATGAGATAAGTGAAAGCGAAAGGTTTTGCTGAAAAGGAATCCATTAGAAATCTCCTATTAAGTGGTGGCCACCGCCTATCTAATGATGTGCAGGTCCTTCAAATGTCAAATTCAGATGGTGACAAGAATCTCAGACAACCCCAGGTTTGGCCTGAAAAATAAggttgtcagacagtccctattTAGGCAGAGATGAGACAGTCTGACAGTTTCAGGGATGGATGTCCATGAGATCTTTGTACTGTCCTGGGTTTGTCAGAGATGTGCAGCAACACAGTTACCTAATTTCCCCTACGTACATcatttgacgaaataaacgtgcaggggagatccccgctacactgacctgtgttgtttggctaacctTCTTTACTTTGTCAGAGATGTGGCCATCAGGCCGTCCAAGGTGTGGGCTGTGGGACTTTGTGGGTATGAGCTAAAGTGCCAGGTTTTGGTGAGGAGGAGTCCTTCAGAAAGTCCTCTGATAGGTGGTGGCCACCTCCTACCCATACGATGAGCATGTCTTTGGGAAGTTCCAAGTTCAGATGGTAACAAGAAGCACAAACAGTCCCAGAATTGGCCTGCAGTCACCCTTCATACATTAACTGTTTAGGCAGTCCAAGCTATGGATACATATGATGGTAAGGAGACAGACTATCTCTTGCTTGGGCAGTGATGAGACCACAACAGACTCCTTGGTATGGGTATTGATGAGACTGATGGTATTGATAAGACAGCCCTAGGTTTGGGAGGTGATGAGTCCATCTGCCAGTCCTGGGACTGAATGGTAAAGAGGTAAAGTGCATTTCATTGAGGAAGAGACTCTTAGAAGTTCCTTCTTCTAGCAGTGACTTGTCTACAGAATGTCTCAGAAGTGGGGCCAGGTGACAGGGTAACACAACAAAAATTAAATTCAGTGGGAACATTTTGATTTTGAAGATGATAGATAATAAGAATACTAGCCATACTTCAGATTGTCGGATGACATCTCCTGGAAAGCTTGGCATGATACAGTTTGTGGCAGACTCTACAGAAATAAAGCAACAAGCTTTACGTCTCTAATGTGCTACAGTCTAAGAAATGTTTGTTAAGCTCTTCAGCAATCTAGACTGGCAGAAGGAAGCATATTTCTTGGCACAGTCATCCATTGACTTGCCGTGATATTACAGAAGAGTGCTAAGGTTCTGACAAAAGAATATACGCAAAGGCTTGTGCACTTATGAGTTTGTGTGATCATCCCTCATAtgaaaaggtacattttcaaATAATTGCACAATTCCCAGCCTCCAGTGCAATCTGTATCAACTAGAGATCTCCAAAGGCTGTGGCGGAAAAGGGAGACATATAACTGGCACTAGCCTTCCAAAATGGCAGGAGCCTGAGAAGGCACATCTGGGCATACCCTCTTCAGAGGTGGAGCTCCAGACTCATCTAGACCCCCAGCctgcatttaaagaaaatatataagttAGTAGATTAAAATACAATTGTGCTTATTTACTGCAGTAAACTGCATATACACATAATAAACCGTAAGCAGAAAGTACTGACTAACATGGTACAGCAAATTATTGACTGAATGCTCTAAAATAAGATGAATAACAAaccaaatccaacccctaatttccatattgaTATTTGAGTAGAATCACCAAAATATACATAGCTGGGAAGTAAAATATCAACACCTATTGTTGTCTGGAAATCACTTAAAATTTTGTGCAGCAGCCATGGCCCCCACGCATTAAAGGATAAAGAAAAAGTGTAAATGGTATGGGGGAGGTACCTTGTATTTCAAGATATCAAGGTGCTGTCTATTTTCCGTACAgtctgtttttttgaaaaatgctttTGATCCGGTAAGTCAGGAACTGAAAGAACGGTCTGTCCTGGACAGCATGCATGTACATTGATGCAAAGGGACACTGGGTGCTAATGTTCCTGCTCTACCTCATTTAGCATCTGTGACAAGTATGTGCCTTCTCCAGGATCACAAAGATCCAGCTTGGTGCCGTGATCAGCAGTGTATGATGAAATCATTACCTTTCATGTCCCCCCTGTAATGTAAATAACTAACAAATGTCAGTTTTGGtcattttacattaaaggaacaataacaccaaaaaaattaacatgtttaagggcagagacatacagtcagattcggggagattaatcgcccggcgacaaatctcctcttcttcgagactaatctccccaaactgccttccccctggctagaatgtaaatcgccggcgggatggcactcggagcacttcgttttccgaagtcgcccgaagtttccttgtgagcgactaatctccccgaatctgaccgtgtgtctctgcccttaaagtaatgaaaatataatttactgttgccctgcactggtaaaactggggtgtttgcttcggaaacactactatagttcatataaactagctgctgtgtagtcatgggggcagccattcaaggcagATAAACActgtattataaatggaattctATATAGCTTATATGTTAATCTACCATgagtcctgtgcttgaatggctgcccccagtgctacacagcaccttgtttataaaaactatagtagtgtttctgaagcaaagacaccagttttTACCTGTGCAattctacattatttattaattacttaaaaacactttcattttttgattttactgttaaTTTAATGCCTTCTTCAGACACTTTAGTCTATGCTTTAGAGATACAAAAAGGGGTTATTACAGCACCTGAATCCCCTGTCAATGCCCTATTGTGGATCCGAATCCCGCAAAAATTAccattctaaaaatgtaaatgctggattcggtgcatccccaaacATAAGTGGACACCAGTACAACAACAGTGTGACCTTATTCTCACAGCTTAATACCGGTACTGAAGAATTGTCAATTTTCATTGTTACACTTTATCACTGCCATACCCCACCCTGGATGACCTTGGCCTCCTCCCACTGGAAATGTAAAATTTTTTTCATCCCATATTTTTACCTGTGCAGTGGATAGAGATGGCTCTTCCTTGGTGAGAGTTGGGGGTTCATCGGCCACTTCTTTGTGAGGCATGGAggggtctatataaataaatgcagtctGTACAGTAACTATGCACTTATTGAACATTTACGCCTATATGACAATCATGCATAGCACTTTTGGGTTGAAGTTTAAATTGCCACATTTAGATAAACCTGAAACATTTTGAATATTCAACGATACCCTCCCTAGACAAAAACTTATATGAGAGGCACAAGGTTGCCCAGATAAATTTGAAACAATATGGGACAGATGGCTTGTTGATCCACAGGCAAACACCCGGCTCTCTAGTAGCAACAAAACCCAATGATGTCTAGCTAATGCAATGTTTTTACTGACATGCCCACAGCTGtactctctcttcttcttctacctttttttttactcacgCTACCTTactatataaatcaataaagatcttttaaaaaacccttaaaggggttgttcacctttgaattaacttttagtatgatatagagagtgatattctgagacaatttgcaattggtttccattttttattatttgtggattttgagttctttagctttttattcagcagctctccagttagaaGTATCAGTAACCTGGCTGCTATGGTCCCAATTATTCTaacaaccattcactgatttgaataagagactggaatatgaataggagagggcttgaatagaacgatgagaaaaaaatagcaataaaaatacatttatagtctaacagagcatttctttttaagacggggtcagtgacccccacttaaaaggtggaaaaagtcagaagaagaaggcaaataattcaaaaactattaaaaataaataatggcaagactaacagacaacatgcagaatttgtacaaacaGAAAGGATAAAAGTGAGACGATCAaccaaaatgaaaaatacaacaaGATGGGCTACATTCTTTCTCTTTTACTCTTTCTTTCCTTCACCCAACTTCTCTCTGTTTTCTTCTTTCTATAACCAATAAGTTGCCAATGCAGAAATGACATTGAAATTGTGTACACCATTTTAAATTacatacacagttacatagttaactatgtaactatgtaactatgtgtatgtaatttaaaatggtgttattcttttatttgttgtatacctttaaaaggaaaaataaagaatatacaaaaaaataatgaaatttggccattctataatatactaaaagttaactttcagatgaaccacccctttaaacagtttGTATCGTCCCTCTTTACACAGGCTTAAACAAAGAACGATTATGGTATACTAACCCACTGCAAATCTTACTGACCAGAAGCTAAAGCCTGGCAAAATATGTATGCCATAATATTGTACCTACctataatttgttaaaaaaacacacaggatGGGGCTTGTTTTGGTAAGAAATAAAAcctcaaatataacatttttacatgaaCATTACACCAATAACTGGTATGAATGACCATTGTTTTTAttctactggtcctttaaattgcCTCTACTTACCTTCTAAACTCTCTTGTCCCAAGGTAGGTGGCTGAGAGTCTAATGTATGAACAGGGCTTGGGGAGACACTACGTGGAGGGCTTGGGCTGGAAGTGCTGCTTTCCACTTTTGGCTGGTAGACATCAGACAATGAACTTTGGTTACTTGTTTCATCTAAGGGGAAAAGAAAGACTGAACTTATACAATGGAAAGCAGAACGTCATTGGTCTATAATAAAAcagactggggctcatttatcaacactgggcaaatttgcccaggttacccataacaaccaatccatgatttgctttttaaagccagctgcaagtagaacaatgaatgcagcaatttgaatggttgccatgggttactgcccatgggcaaatttgcccggtggtGATAAACTACGCCCACTAACTGTACATGAGCCCCTGCCACATCAATGgggttaaaaatatgttttcatgtgtgtaaagaatatttataatttatttatacatttagaaaAGTTATGCAGGTGAATACTACTGGCATGAGATTCTGGAGATGATTCACTGGCATACAAGACATCTTTTCACATAAATTCTGTTCAGTTGCTACCATTGTGACTTTTATTGTTTGTAGTAGGTCATTAAAGAAAACACACGCTCGAAACCACTTGATACCCAAAATCAAGTATGGATCTCTAGACTTAATGGAGGGGGTTGTTGTGTCCTTGACCCCAGCTGCCTCCTCTTTCCTACATGCAGTGAGGTTgggggt
Proteins encoded in this region:
- the bcl7b.L gene encoding B-cell CLL/lymphoma 7 protein family member B isoform X1 encodes the protein MSGRSVRAETRSRAKDDIKKVMAAIENVRRWEKKWVTVGDTSLRIFKWVPVIDGKDQKEKMKRNMPSDGAPTPANSSLLLEFQDETSNQSSLSDVYQPKVESSTSSPSPPRSVSPSPVHTLDSQPPTLGQESLEDPSMPHKEVADEPPTLTKEEPSLSTAQAGGLDESGAPPLKRVCPDVPSQAPAILEG
- the bcl7b.L gene encoding B-cell CLL/lymphoma 7 protein family member B isoform X2, with product MSGRSVRAETRSRAKDDIKKVMAAIENVRRWEKKWVTVGDTSLRIFKWVPVIDGKDKEKMKRNMPSDGAPTPANSSLLLEFQDETSNQSSLSDVYQPKVESSTSSPSPPRSVSPSPVHTLDSQPPTLGQESLEDPSMPHKEVADEPPTLTKEEPSLSTAQAGGLDESGAPPLKRVCPDVPSQAPAILEG